A genome region from Prionailurus bengalensis isolate Pbe53 chromosome B4, Fcat_Pben_1.1_paternal_pri, whole genome shotgun sequence includes the following:
- the RPP38 gene encoding ribonuclease P protein subunit p38 isoform X1, with product MILKVGVPTPVLASPPEHITRFFGMAAAPQAPGRGSVRKTRPLTVKTSLNNPYAICWSALEREHMHFILQTLEDRFKSLGLRKMEDKKKKRKQFLKEPSPDGCGTEVEKSEGPKEKPPEGSEQGSGWTPVDVRKQLAIGINEVTRALERNGLLLVLVCRSAKPAILTSHLIQLSLSRAVPACQVPRLSERLAPVIGLKCVLALGFKKTTTAFDAEVRAIIPRVPSLHVPWLQGRPEDSGASLDTVSSESRDREVLDTSFEDLSKQKRKLVGSQQAVVLQPLKIKKLIPNPNKIRKPPKGKKTTSK from the exons ATTCTGAAGGTGGGAGTTCCCACGCCTGTCTTGGCCTCCCCTCCGGAGCACATAACT AGATTTTTCGGAATGGCCGCGGCTCCTCAGGCACCGGGGAGGGGCTCCGTTCGGAAGACGAGACCCTTAACCGTAAAGACCTCGCTGAACAACCCTTACGCCATCTGCTGGAGCGCGCtcgagagagaacacatgcactTCATACTGCAGACGCTTGAAGACAGATTTAAATCTCTTGGGCTTCGGAAGATGGaggataagaagaaaaagagaaagcagtttttaaaagaaccaagCCCAGACGGGTGTGGCACAGAGGTTGAGAAGAGCGAGGGCCCGAAGGAGAAACCGCCAGAAGGTAGCGAGCAGGGGTCAGGGTGGACCCCCGTGGACGTCAGGAAGCAGCTCGCCATTGGCATCAATGAAGTCACCCGCGCTCTGGAAAGGAACGGGCTGCTGCTGGTCCTGGTGTGCAGGTCAGCCAAGCCTGCCATCCTCACCTCGCACCTGATTCAGTTAAGTCTGAGCCGGGCGGTTCCCGCTTGTCAGGTTCCCCGGCTCAGCGAGAGGCTCGCACCGGTCATCGGCCTGAAGTGCGTCCTGGCCTTGGGGTTCAAAAAGACCACCACAGCCTTTGACGCTGAAGTCAGAGCTATAATTCCCCGAGTACCCAGCTTACACGTGCCCTGGCTTCAAGGAAGACCCGAGGACTCCGGGGCAAGTTTAGACACCGTGTCCTCAGAAAGCCGAGACAGAGAGGTTTTGGACACGTCCTTTGAAGACCTctctaaacagaaaagaaagcttgTTGGAAGTCAGCAGGCTGTGGTGTTACAACcccttaaaataaagaaactgattccaaaCCCCAATAAGATAAGGAAACCACCCAAAGGTAAAAAAACGACCTCAAAGTAA
- the RPP38 gene encoding ribonuclease P protein subunit p38 isoform X2, which produces MAAAPQAPGRGSVRKTRPLTVKTSLNNPYAICWSALEREHMHFILQTLEDRFKSLGLRKMEDKKKKRKQFLKEPSPDGCGTEVEKSEGPKEKPPEGSEQGSGWTPVDVRKQLAIGINEVTRALERNGLLLVLVCRSAKPAILTSHLIQLSLSRAVPACQVPRLSERLAPVIGLKCVLALGFKKTTTAFDAEVRAIIPRVPSLHVPWLQGRPEDSGASLDTVSSESRDREVLDTSFEDLSKQKRKLVGSQQAVVLQPLKIKKLIPNPNKIRKPPKGKKTTSK; this is translated from the coding sequence ATGGCCGCGGCTCCTCAGGCACCGGGGAGGGGCTCCGTTCGGAAGACGAGACCCTTAACCGTAAAGACCTCGCTGAACAACCCTTACGCCATCTGCTGGAGCGCGCtcgagagagaacacatgcactTCATACTGCAGACGCTTGAAGACAGATTTAAATCTCTTGGGCTTCGGAAGATGGaggataagaagaaaaagagaaagcagtttttaaaagaaccaagCCCAGACGGGTGTGGCACAGAGGTTGAGAAGAGCGAGGGCCCGAAGGAGAAACCGCCAGAAGGTAGCGAGCAGGGGTCAGGGTGGACCCCCGTGGACGTCAGGAAGCAGCTCGCCATTGGCATCAATGAAGTCACCCGCGCTCTGGAAAGGAACGGGCTGCTGCTGGTCCTGGTGTGCAGGTCAGCCAAGCCTGCCATCCTCACCTCGCACCTGATTCAGTTAAGTCTGAGCCGGGCGGTTCCCGCTTGTCAGGTTCCCCGGCTCAGCGAGAGGCTCGCACCGGTCATCGGCCTGAAGTGCGTCCTGGCCTTGGGGTTCAAAAAGACCACCACAGCCTTTGACGCTGAAGTCAGAGCTATAATTCCCCGAGTACCCAGCTTACACGTGCCCTGGCTTCAAGGAAGACCCGAGGACTCCGGGGCAAGTTTAGACACCGTGTCCTCAGAAAGCCGAGACAGAGAGGTTTTGGACACGTCCTTTGAAGACCTctctaaacagaaaagaaagcttgTTGGAAGTCAGCAGGCTGTGGTGTTACAACcccttaaaataaagaaactgattccaaaCCCCAATAAGATAAGGAAACCACCCAAAGGTAAAAAAACGACCTCAAAGTAA